The DNA segment TTCCCGTAAATCGTCGGTGAGGTTGCGAGCGATCTTGTGGGCGCGAATCCGCGTATTTGCAGACAGCCAAAACAGTCCCAATGTCAAAAAAGCGATGGACACCAGGCCGAAATACTCGGGCCACGGCTTAGCGACGTGGTTGATGGTTGCGTAACCGGGCAGGGCCGTAAAATGTAAGATCCAAGTGTGTCCGCCGACTTCGAGATTGACGTCATGCGTCGATAGCGGATTGGCTGCGGTATACCCGTCCGCTGTCATGTCGGGCGCGCTATTGAACAAGGAATTTTCAGTGGTTTTTTCGCCATCGAAAATTTGTAAATCCAACGCGGACAGTTCGCCCTCGACGATGGGTTTGATGAGATCGTTCATGCGGTAAGGGCTATACACCCAGCCGATCAGCGACGCGCGTCTCTGGTCTAAAGTTTGGGTGATAGCACCGTTCTTGAAAACCGGCAAATAAGCCAATACTCCCGCTTGGACGTCGGTTTTGGTTTCCTGCACCAGTTTTACCTTGCCGGAGAATGCAATGTCCCCAATATCTCGCGCCCGCAGCATCGCCTCGTTTCTGGTGGGCTCGGATAGCATGTCGTAGCCGAACGCCCTTAGATTTCTGCCGGAAAAAGGTTCCAGAAAAATAATGCTGGAATACTGCTCTCTATCGCCGGGCGGATTGACCACATATTCGGGAAAGCCCTGGTTGCGGACCTGGGCGATATGGGCTGGCAAGTCTGCTCGGGAAATCAATTCGGAAAATCCGACCCCTTGAATGCCCCGGTAAGTTTGATCGAGGTCGAGCTTTTCGACGAAATTTTTCCATTCGGCTCTTTCGACGCTGTTGGACGCCGCAAACAGGCCGGCGCCGGCTTTCAATAGCTGGGCATAGGCGTTCAAACGCTCGTTGATTTTTGTGGAAATGCGCTGGGAATCCTCGCGCAGAGCCTTATCCAGGCTTTGCTGTTGGCGGAGGTGGAGATTGAAACCGATAGAGGCCAGAAAAATAATCACAATACCGAATGCCACAGCGTATAACACTCTGTGGGACTCGATAGTTAACACATTACGCTTATCTGCGGTGCGTTGCCTCATAGGACGGGATGACCGATGTGAGTGTAAGCCAAGTCCGATTTGACGATTAATCGATCGGCGCCAAATCGGTGCGTCGATCAAGTGATATTCAGTTTATCAGAATCGTGAAGCTTGTTTGGTCGACGGTCGCTGGCCGTATCGAAACGGATCGGAGGGATGGCTCAATTGCTTTGGGCGTAACGGACAACAGCGCCTAAAAAAGCCAGGCTGGGCCTGGCCTTGTAGGTTTTATGGCGCGCGGGATGGGCTATTGGTGAATTTCCAAATGCAAGGCGCGGTATTCTTCGGTCAGTTTGTGTGACGGGGCGTAGTGGACCAGCGGTTGGGCATCGCTGTGCGACTCGCGGACTTTAACCGAGGTGGAGATTTTGGTTTCCAGCACCGGCAGGCCTTCCGCGATCAGGTCTTCGACCAGTTGTCGCGGCAGGTTGGCTTGTTTTTGGTATTGGTTGACGACGACGCCCTCTACCTCCAGATGCGGGTTGTGGTCGGCTTTGACTTCGGTGATCGCGCGCATCAGCGTGTAAAGTGCTTCGCGGGCGAAGGTGTCGCAGTCGAACGGGATCAGACATCTTTCGGCTGCGATCAGCGCAGACAGGCTGTAGAAGTTCAGAATCGGCGGCGTGTCGATATAGATGTGCTCGAAGCCTTCCAGTCGTTCCAACGCTTCGCGCAGTTTGTAGATTTTATGCCGCGACTCCAGCCGGCTTTGCAGGCCTTCCAGGTCGGAATGCGACGGCAGCACGTACAGGTTGGGGAAGGGCGTTTCGTGGATCAGGCCGTCCAGGCCTTCCTTGCCGCCGCCGAACAGGCCCAAACCGAGGCTGTCCTTGAAAAAGTGGGCAATGGTTTTATCGGAATCCGCCACCTTGCTGCCCAGCAGGTATTGCGTCGAGTTGCCTTGGACGTCGAGGTCGATTACCAGGGTTTTTTTGCCTTCGACAGCACTGATCGCCGCCAAATTGCAGGTAATGGTGGATTTACCGACGCCGCCTTTCTGATTGAAAATCACCCTGCGCATAATCGCCCTCGATCAAGGAAAAAATAAAGCCCGCATTATAAGGTTTGAGCCCGCAATATCAACAACGGCTGAAACTGCTGCCTTTGCATTCGGGGCAGGCCGGGATGATGCTGGTGGATTTGAAGGCGATTTGCTTGCCGCAAGCATCGCAAGTGAAGGTGCCGGGGCCGGCCACTTCGCCGCTTTGGTAGGGGTGGTACAGTTTGGCTTCCATTTCCAGCGCCGCCAGCTTGACCCGGGTCTTGTCGGCAATGTCGAGAAAGGCTTCCAGCGCGAAGTTCTCGATCAGTTCGATGTCGAATTTCAGCCACTCGGACAGCGAGTCGTTTTCTTCCTTCAGGCTTGGCGACGTGGCGACGTGTTCGACGTCGCGCATCACATAGTCGGCGATTTTGTTGATTTCTTCCTGGGTATGGCCGCCCAGCGCGGCGGTTTTTTTCTTGGCGATTTCCAGCGCGTCGGCTACCGAATGCAGCGTGTCGTCCATCGCTTCGTACAGATGGCCCATCAAGTCGTCGTATGCGTCGATCAGTTTGTTTTCGCCCATGCTTACTCCCGCTTTTATTATAGTATTCGCGCTTTAGATTTAAGCGCCTGTAAGGTATTCTAGCGCCTTTTTACAGCAAAAGACGAACAGGATGGAAGAGCATTACAACCCCGCGGCGATCGAAGAAAAAGTCCAAGCCGATTGGGAAAAATCAGGCGTGTTTACCGCAACCGAGGATACCGGCAAGGAAAAATACTACTGCTTGTCGATGTTCCCCTATCCGAGCGGCAAGCTGCATATGGGCCACGTCCGCAACTATACGATCGGTGACGTGATCAGCCGCTTCCAACGCATGCAAGGCAAACACGTGTTGCAGCCGATGGGCTGGGACGCTTTCGGCCTGCCGGCGGAAAACGCCGCAATGCAAAACAAGGTGCATCCGGCCGATTGGACCTATTCCAATATCGATTACATGCGCGACCAGCTCAAACGTCTGGGCTTCGGCTACGACTGGAGCCGCGAGCTGGCGACTTGTGATCCGGAATACTACCGCTGGGAACAATGGTTCTTCATCCGCCTGCTGGAAAAAGGCTTGGTCTATAAAAAAACGGCGCCGGTCAACTGGTGCCCGCACGACCAGACTGTGTTGGCCAACGAGCAGGTTATCGATGGCTGCTGCTGGCGTTGCGACACCCAGGTCGAGAAAAAAGAAATCTCGCAGTGGTTTTTGAAAATTACTGCTTATGCCCAGGAGTTGCTCGACGATCTGCAAAAACTGCCGGGTTGGCCGGAACAGGTCAGAACCATGCAGGCCAACTGGATCGGCCGCTCCGAAGGCGTGGAGATGGATTTTGCCGTCGACGGTTTCGAGTCGCCGATCCGCATCTACACCACCCGTCCCGACACCGTGATGGGCGTGACTTATGTTGCGGTCGCCGCCGAACACCCGGTCGCCAAAAAAGCCGCCGAAACCAATGCCGAGATTGCCGAATTTATCGAATCCTGCAAGCAGATGGAAACCTCGGAAGCGGCGATGGAAACCATGGAAAAACGCGGCATTGCCTCCGGTTACAGCGCGATTCATCCTTTGACCGGCGAGTCGGTGCCGGTCTGGATCGCCAATTTCGTGTTGATGAGCTACGGCACCGGTGCGGTGATGTCGGTCCCGGCTCACGACCAGCGCGATTACGAATTTGCCAAACGCTACGGCATCGCGATTAAAGAAGTGATTGCGTCGGCCGACGGTAGCGACGATAGCGTTACTGAAAAGGCCTTCACCGATAAAGGGGTGTTGCTTAACTCCGGCGAATTCGACGGTCTGGATTTCAAACAAGCCTTCGACGCCATCGCCGCCAAATTGGCCGGTCTCGGCAAAGGCGAGCGCAAAACCAATTTCAGATTGCGCGACTGGGGCGTATCGCGGCAACGTTATTGGGGGGCGCCGATTCCGGTGGTTTATTGCGACGATTGCGGTACCGTGCCTGTTCCCGACGAGCAATTGCCGGTGACCCTGCCGCGCGACGTGGTGCTCGACGGCTCGCAATCGCCATTGGCCGCGCATCCGACCTTCCCGCACACGACCTGCCCGAAATGCGGCAAACCGGCGCGGCGCGAGACCGACACCTTCGATACCTTCATGGAATCGTCCTGGTACTTCGCCCGCTACGCCAGCAGCGACTGCCACACGGCGATGCTGGACCAGCGCGCCAACTACTGGCTGCCGGTTGACCATTACATCGGCGGTATCGAGCACGCGATTCTGCACTTGCTGTACTCGCGCTTTTACAACAAATTACTGCGCGACGAAGGCTTGCTGGTTTGCGATGAGCCGTTCAAAAATCTGCTGACCCAGGGCATGGTGGTCGCCGAGACTTTTTACCAATTCGACGAACACGGCCATAAAAAGTATTTCAACCTGACCCAGATCGAAGTCGAGCGCGACGCCAAGGGCAAGATCGTCGGCGCCAAGTTATTGGAAGACGGTTCGCCGGTCACGGTCGGCGCGATCGAAAAAATGTCGAAGTCAAAAAACAACGGCGTCGATCCGCAGGTGCTGATCGACAAATACGGCGCCGATACCGTGCGTTTGTATACGATGTTCACCTCGCCGCCGGACCAATCGCTGGAATGGAACGACGCCGGCGTCGAAGGCGCGTTTCGCTTCCTGAAGCGCTTGTGGCGGCAAGTGTATTTGCACGTTGAAGCCGGTTTGCCGCAAGCGGCGCTGGATAAAGCGGCCTTGACCGACGATCAAAAAGCCCTGCGCCGCCAGTTGCACCAGGCCTTGCAAAAGGTGACCGACGACATGGCCCGCCGCCACACCTTCAACACCGCGATTGCTGCCAACATGGAGCTGGTCAACGCCTTGAACAAATTCGAGGACGACAGCGCCAACGGCCGGGCGGTACGCCAGGAAGTGCTGGAAGCCATCGTGCTGATGTTGGCGCCGATCATTCCGCACGCGGCGCAGCAACTGTGGAGCGACCTGGGCCGCGACAGCGACATTGTTACCGCGGCTTGGCCGGAACTGGACGAGTCGGCGTTGGTGCAGGACAGCATCGAGATGGTGGTGCAGGTCAACGGCAAATTGCGCGGCAAATTGGCGGTTGCGGTCAGTGCCTCCAAGGAGCAGATCGAAACCTTGGCCTTGGCCGACGCCAACGTGCAGCGCTTCCTCGAGGGTAAGCCGGTCAAAAAGCTGATCGTCGTGCCGCAAAAACTGGTGAATATCGTTGTTTAATTGCGTTGGTAAAAAGCCGATGAAGCGCTTGTTTCGATATCTGGTCCTGGCGGCATTGTTGGCGCAAGCCGGTTGCGGCTACCATTTGCGCGGCTCGATCGAGATGCCGGCCGCGCTGAAGAGTCTTTACATTTTCGGCGCTTCCGGACCGTTGCAAAACGAAATGCAGCAAATCATGCGGGCTTCGAAAGGCAAATTGGCGCCGACGCCGAACGAGGCCGGTGTCGTCATCAAAGTGTTGAGAGAAGACATGCGCAGCCGGGTGCTGTCTATCGGCTCCACCGGTAAATCCAGCGAATCCGAGCTGGAATATTATCTGCGCTTCCAGTTCTTCGACGATAAGGAGACTGCGATGATGGACGAACAAGTCATCGAATTATCCCGCGAATTTTTCAACGACCAGACCGCGGTGTTGGCGAAAACCAACGAGGAACAGTTGATCCGCGGCGAGATTTACAAGCAGGCGGCCCGGATGATCCTGGCCCGCGCCCGGGTGGCGATCGACAACCAGAAGTAAAAAACGTGCGCTTGAAAGTCGAGCAGTTGGCTGCGGCGTTGCAAAAATCCGTGGCGCCGGTCTATCTGGTCAGCGGCGACGAACCTTTACAGCTGGGCGAAGCCGCCGACGACATTCGCCAGGCTGCCCGCGCGGCCGGTTACACCACCCGCGAAGTGATTTCGGTCGAGTCCGGCCACGAGTGGCCGCAACTTAGCCTGGAAGCCGATTCGCTATCCATATTTTCCGACAAAAAATTAATTGATCTGCGCCTGCCTTCGGCGAAGCCTGGAACGGAAGGCAGCAAGGCTTTGATCGCCTATTGCCAACACCTGCCGGACGATACCGTGCTGCTGGTGACGGCCGGCAAACTGGAGTCGGCGGCGCAAAAGTCGCAATGGTTTCAAGCGTTGGATGTCGTTGGCGTCATCGTCCAGGTTTGGCCGCTGCAGGGGCAGGAGTGGTTACACTGGTTGCAGCGCCGCGCCGAACGCAGGGGCATGCGGCTGGAGAACGAGGCTTTGAAAAGCCTGGCCGTTCGTGTCGAGGGGAATTTATTGGCGGCCGCGCAGGAGATCGAAAAGCTTTACATCTTGCACGGTGCGGCTTTGGTCAGCAAAGCCATGATTGAGGACGACGTTGCCGACAGCGCCCGTTTCGACGTATTCAAATTGACCGATGCCTTGCTGGAGGGAAAATTGAACCGGTCTTTGAAAATTCTGAATGGCTTGCGGGCTGAAGGCACCGCCGCTTCTATCGTGTTATGGGCGATTTGCCGGGAAACCCGGATGTTGTTGCTGGTCAAAGCCGAGTTCCGGCGTGGCGTTAATCCGGAAGCAGTGTTTAAGAAGTTTCAGATTTGGGATAAACGCAAATCTTTGGTGCAAGAGGCGTCTCGGCGCTTGCGGGCCGAACAGTTACAGGGGATTTTACGGGCCGGTGCAGAGGTGGACCGTTGCATCAAGGGGCAGGCCGTTGGCAACGAATGGGAAGGGTTGTTCGGTTTGTGTTTGCGATTCGCGGGAATGCCTGATTTCTGATGTTGCGAGTCGGCCGGAATCTGCTGCCCCGATTGAAGTGCCGGGGCAGCAAAGCCGCGAAGTCCTAACCGGAGTGGTTTAGGCGACGGTTTTTTTTCGTTGTCCCGCGCCCAACAGGCCGACCAAGCCTGCGCCGAACATCCATGCCGCCGCCGGCAGCGGCACTGCGGTCAGGTTGATGGAGCCGTCGACGGCTGCCAAGGCGCCTTCGCTTTTATTGTGACCTTGCACACTATTGATACCGGGTAGCAAAGTCGAGTTATTCAAGTCGATCGAAAACAAAGCGCTGCCGCCGCCAATTGGCGCGCTGTAAACGCTGGAATTGGAACTGCCGAGAATCCCGGAAAAACTCAGATCCAGCTGCTCGATGCCTTTGCCGGAAGATAGTGAGATAAATCCGCTACCGCCGGTCAGCGTGCCGGATAAAATCGCAGTGCCATCGTTAAAGCCGCTATCGGCGCTGAAGCTGAAGTCAGGCGTGGTGTCGAAATACAGGCCAACATTGCCCCCGGTCAGCGAGATGCTTTGCACTCCGCCCGGCAATACGGAATAGGTGCCGGTAAAATTGGCGACTACGGTTAATTCGAAGCCGCTGCCGCTACCAGACGCACCGCTGACGTTAAGTTGTGGCACGTTGATGCCGCCGGCATTGGTCAGAATGTGGTCGTTGACATAGGTCTGGAAATAGCCGCTCAGCGTGCCGTCGTTATTGACTTTAACCAAGCCAACGCCCAAGCCGAAGTCGTAGGTGTCGAACGGGCCGACGACGGCTTCGTCGCCGGTGGCTCCGGGAGCTGCGGTGTAATTGGCTGTGCCGCTCCATGCCGCTGCCGAAGCGATAGGCGTAGTGATTGCCAAGCCCAGCAGTAGCAGGCTCTGCTTAAGATGATGCGAGAAAGCGTAGTGTTTCATGTTAATCCCTCAAAAAAGTGAAAAATATCGATCCCCCTCGGTGGGCGTTTATACCCGTTTCCGGTCAAGAATTCAAATTACAATTCAATTACCTAGCACTCAGGTCAGGGCTCCCGCGAAAATGGCGCGTCAGAGCCGATTTGTTAGGGGTTCGAACGGAAAGCCAGGTGGTCGATTCCTTCCAATATTCGTGGTTTTTTGGTGGGCGAGCATAAGCTACAATTTCGCCCGTTTATTAAACGTTGTTACAACCGAGGATTAAGCAATGGCAGAGTTCAGAAAGTACAAATGCAAAACCTGTGGCCACATTTACGACGAGGAGTTGGGCGATCCGCGTAACGGCGTAGCGCCGGGCACGCGTTGGGAAGATGTGCCGGAAGACTGGGGTTGCCCGAAGTGCGGTGCGGTCAAGGCGATGTTTACTTTGATGCGCTGAAGCGGTTCGGTCGGGTAAGAAAAAGGGCGCCATTTGGCGCCCTTTTTTTGTGCGATAGGGTCGGCTTTATGCCAGTTTGGCTTTGATAAACCCGACCAGCTCGGAGAAAGGAACTTCCTGACTTTCCGGGTCGGTACGGCCCTGGTATTCGACGGTGCCGCTGTCCAGGCCCCGGTCGCCGATGACGATGCGGTGCGGGATGCCGATCAGTTCCATGTCGGAGAACATGAAGCCGGCGCGGACCTTGCGGTCGTCGAGCAAGACTTCGATGCCGGCGTCCTGCAGTTCCTGGTAGATCTTTTCCACGGTATCGACCAGGCGGTCGGATTTGTACATGTTCATCGGGCAGATGGCGACCTGGAACGGCGCCAGTTCGTTGGGCCAGATGATGCCGCGCTCGTCGTGGCCTTGCTCGATGGCGGCCGCGACGACGCGGGAAATGCCGATGCCGTAGCAGCCCATGATCATGGTTTGGTTTTTGCCTGCTTCGTTGACGATGGCGGCGTTCATGGATTCGCTGTACTTGGTGCCCAGTTGGAAAATGTGGCCGACTTCGATGCCGCGGGCGATAGTCAAGCTGCCGTGGCCGTCCGGGCTAGGGTCGCCGTCCACGACTTGGCGGATGTCGTGCAGCCACTCGTTCATCAATTTCCGATCTCTATTCCAGTTGACGCCGGTGTAGTGGATGCCTTCTTCGTTGGCGCCGCAGACGAAGTCGTTCATATTTTCGACGGCGTAATCGGCAATGATATGGCAGGGAGTTGTCTCGTTGGTAATTGGGCCTATGTAGCCAGGGCGGCAATGCATGAGGCTTTCAATCTCTTCGTCTTTGGCAAAGTCGAAGTTACCGATAATTTTACTCAATTTGATTTCGTTCAGTTCATGGTCGCCGCGCAGTAGAATCATGTAATAAACGTTGCGGTCTTGCGGATTGGCCGGGCGCTGTACCAGAATCAGGGTTTTCAGCACTTTGTCGGCGGTGGTGCCTAAAAATTCGCAGACTTCGGCGATGGTTTTTTTACCCGGAGTTTTGGTCTTTTCCAGATTTCGGCTGGGCTCGGGCCGATTTAACGGTGGGCGGCGGACTTCGGCTTTTTCGACGTTGGCCGCGTAATCGCTGGCGTCGGAAAACGCGATGGCGTCTTCGCCGGAGTCGGCCAGTACGTGAAACTCGTGCGACACCGCGCCGCCGATTGCGCCGGAATCGGCCATCACCGCGCGGAACTTCAAGCCGAAGCGGTTGAAGATGTTGGTATAAGTTTGATACATCACGTCATAGGTTTGCTGCAGCGATTCCTGGTCCAGATGGAAGGAGTAGGCGTCCTTCATGATAAATTCGCGCGAGCGCATCACGCCGAAGCGCGGGCGAATTTCGTCGCGGAATTTGGTCTGAATTTGGTAGTAGGTGACCGGCAACTGTTTGTAGCTTCTCAGTTCGTGGCGGGCCAGGTCGGTGATGATTTCCTCGTGGGTCGGGCCCAGGCAGAAATCGCGGTCGTGGCGGTCTTTCATGCGCGCCAGCTCGGGGCCGTATTTTTCCCAGCGTCCGGTTTCCTGCCACAGTTCGGCCGGTTGCAGTGCCGGCATCAACACTTCCAGGGAGCCGGCCTTGTTCATTTCCTCGCGGGTGATTTGCTCGACCTTGCGCAACACCCGCAAACCCAGCGGCAGCCAAGTGTAAATGCCGGCGGCGAGTTTGCGGATCAGGCCGGCGCGAATCATCAGTTTGTGGCTGGCGATTTCGGCGTCGGCGGGCGTTTCTTTGACGGTGCTTAGAGGAAATTGGGAAGTGCGCATGGCGACCTTTGGGTTGGTTTATCAAAAGAGCGGTATTTTACCGATAAATCGCGCAAACGACGACGCAGGGAGCGTTTAACGCCACAAAGGTGCCGCTTGACGTTGCCGTTGGACAGGAAATTTGGGAAACTTGAGCGGATAAAGATCGTTGCAAAGGAAGTTATGATTAAAGTATTACTCGTGGACGACCATGAATTGGTCAGGAGCGGTATCGAGGCGCTGCTGGCGGCGGAGAAGGATATCTCCGTGGTTGGCGTATGCAATAGCGGTGAACAGGCGTTGCCAATCGTCGCTCAGAATCCGCCGGACGTGGTATTGATGGATATCAATATGCCGGGGATGGGCGGGTTCGAGGCGTGCCGGCGGATTTTGCAAACTCAGCCCAATGCCAAGATTATTGCGTTATCGGTCCATAACGACGGGCCGATTCCGCAACAGTTATTGAAATTGGGGGTGGTCGGTTTCGTTTCGAAAGCTTCGCCGGTTAACGAAATGGTCGCAGCAATTAAAACCGTGATGTCCGGAAAACGCTATTTGTGCCAGGACGTGGCCAGCAATTTGGCGTTTCAATTTTTGCCGGGCGCCGACGTTTCACCGTTTTTACAGCTGTCCCAGCGCGAGGCCGAAGTGGTACGGATGATTCTGAACGGGAAAAGCATTCAGGAAATGTCGGAAGCACTGGCTTTGAGCGACAAGACGATCAACACCTACCGTTACCGGGTTTACCGCAAGCTCCAGATTAAAAATGACGTGGAGTTGACCAGATTGGCGGTGAAATTCAATTATTTGGATGCGGTGTGATGGCGCGCGAGGGCCGAACTATCAGTCCAGCCCTTGTCAGGTCCGGTGCTAAACCAGCGTGCGCGCTTTGACGAAAGCTTCGCGGAAGTCCAGAAAGACCGGTTTTTCGGTCTCCAGCATCAGTTTCAACAGCTCGTGTTGCAATTGATACTTGATATTGCCTACGGCCAGAGCGCCAACACCTACCGCTTTCGGCGACAAGGTCGCTAGCGTAAGCGGGGCGGCAAAATCGTTCAGTTCGATCCCTTCGATGCCGAGCGGCGGCACCGCATTGACGTCGCCGGCAACTTTGAGTTGTTTGGCGTGCGCCAGTACGGCCGAGCTGATAACCCGAATCCCGGCTTTTGCGGTGCAGAACACGATGTCTGCGTCGGCGATCAATTCGGATTTCTCTTCGTCGTTGCGTGCCACAGCTGCTCCCATGCTGGAGCCAAAACGCCGGTTGTATTGTTTGGCCGCATCCTTGGCGGTCTCGACTGACAAATGGTCTACCAGTAAGGTTTCTGCGCCTTGCAACGACGCGATCACTCCGGTCGCGATCCCTACCGGACCGGTCCCGCCGAACACCAGTGTTTTCAAACCTTTCAACTCCAGTCCGTGGTGATCTCTCAACGCCTTTTCCACGCACGCCACCAGTGCGGCGGCGGTGGTGCAAGCGCCGCTGGGATCGGCAAATACCGATACTTGAAACGGCGGGACCATGGCAGGTTTGGTGGCTTGCAGCATATCGATAGCCAATCCCATATCGCGGCCGCCGATGAACAGGGCGGTACTTTTGTTGCCGGCCGGACTCCGTGAGAACACCGCATCCTGGGTCAGGTTGGGTATGTTCTCCAGTTTGACGTTGGCGTAAGGAATGAGCACATCGAAACCGGCGTCTAACGCCATGTTGATGTCAAACGGACTATTGTTTGGCATCGGGTCGAACATGTGGAGTATGCTACGTTTTGGCATTGGTACCTTACCCTGTAATAGTGGCGGACTGGATTGGAGTCGGTTACTTGCTGGATTTGATAAACTCGCGCGCGACTTCGAAAGCATGCTCGAAGTGCAAAAACAGCGCTTGATCGCTTTCCAGCATACGTTTCAGCAAGCGGCTTTGCGCCTGGTACTTGATGTTGCCGATCGCCAATGCGCCAATGCCGACTGCGCCGCTGACCGAACCGGCAATCGGTTTGCCGTTGTCGAAGGCGTCGACGCCGGCAATACCGGACGGTGGGACCGCGTTGACGTCGGCCGCGACTTTCAGTTGCGGAGCGCTCGCGATCATTTCGGCACTGAGCAGTTCGATACCGGCGGCACCGGTAGCAAAGACGACGTCGGCGGTTTTGATGTACTCGGCTTTGTCGGAATCTGCACCGGCGGCAATCGAGATTTTGCCGTCACCGAATTCTTCGCTGCACAACTCCGCGGTGCGCTCGGCTCTATCCAGTTGGCGGCCGATAATGCGAACGTTGGCGCCGGCCTGGGCGGCGATCACCGCTGCAGCTTGGCCGACCGGGCCGGTGCCGCCCAATGCCAGAACATTCTTGCCTTCCAACGTTGTGCCGAATTTTTCGGCCAATTCTTTTTCGACCGCTGCTACCATGCCGGCAGC comes from the Methylomonas sp. EFPC3 genome and includes:
- a CDS encoding ParA family protein encodes the protein MRRVIFNQKGGVGKSTITCNLAAISAVEGKKTLVIDLDVQGNSTQYLLGSKVADSDKTIAHFFKDSLGLGLFGGGKEGLDGLIHETPFPNLYVLPSHSDLEGLQSRLESRHKIYKLREALERLEGFEHIYIDTPPILNFYSLSALIAAERCLIPFDCDTFAREALYTLMRAITEVKADHNPHLEVEGVVVNQYQKQANLPRQLVEDLIAEGLPVLETKISTSVKVRESHSDAQPLVHYAPSHKLTEEYRALHLEIHQ
- a CDS encoding zinc ribbon-containing protein, whose amino-acid sequence is MGENKLIDAYDDLMGHLYEAMDDTLHSVADALEIAKKKTAALGGHTQEEINKIADYVMRDVEHVATSPSLKEENDSLSEWLKFDIELIENFALEAFLDIADKTRVKLAALEMEAKLYHPYQSGEVAGPGTFTCDACGKQIAFKSTSIIPACPECKGSSFSRC
- the leuS gene encoding leucine--tRNA ligase, with protein sequence MEEHYNPAAIEEKVQADWEKSGVFTATEDTGKEKYYCLSMFPYPSGKLHMGHVRNYTIGDVISRFQRMQGKHVLQPMGWDAFGLPAENAAMQNKVHPADWTYSNIDYMRDQLKRLGFGYDWSRELATCDPEYYRWEQWFFIRLLEKGLVYKKTAPVNWCPHDQTVLANEQVIDGCCWRCDTQVEKKEISQWFLKITAYAQELLDDLQKLPGWPEQVRTMQANWIGRSEGVEMDFAVDGFESPIRIYTTRPDTVMGVTYVAVAAEHPVAKKAAETNAEIAEFIESCKQMETSEAAMETMEKRGIASGYSAIHPLTGESVPVWIANFVLMSYGTGAVMSVPAHDQRDYEFAKRYGIAIKEVIASADGSDDSVTEKAFTDKGVLLNSGEFDGLDFKQAFDAIAAKLAGLGKGERKTNFRLRDWGVSRQRYWGAPIPVVYCDDCGTVPVPDEQLPVTLPRDVVLDGSQSPLAAHPTFPHTTCPKCGKPARRETDTFDTFMESSWYFARYASSDCHTAMLDQRANYWLPVDHYIGGIEHAILHLLYSRFYNKLLRDEGLLVCDEPFKNLLTQGMVVAETFYQFDEHGHKKYFNLTQIEVERDAKGKIVGAKLLEDGSPVTVGAIEKMSKSKNNGVDPQVLIDKYGADTVRLYTMFTSPPDQSLEWNDAGVEGAFRFLKRLWRQVYLHVEAGLPQAALDKAALTDDQKALRRQLHQALQKVTDDMARRHTFNTAIAANMELVNALNKFEDDSANGRAVRQEVLEAIVLMLAPIIPHAAQQLWSDLGRDSDIVTAAWPELDESALVQDSIEMVVQVNGKLRGKLAVAVSASKEQIETLALADANVQRFLEGKPVKKLIVVPQKLVNIVV
- the lptE gene encoding LPS assembly lipoprotein LptE; the protein is MKRLFRYLVLAALLAQAGCGYHLRGSIEMPAALKSLYIFGASGPLQNEMQQIMRASKGKLAPTPNEAGVVIKVLREDMRSRVLSIGSTGKSSESELEYYLRFQFFDDKETAMMDEQVIELSREFFNDQTAVLAKTNEEQLIRGEIYKQAARMILARARVAIDNQK
- the holA gene encoding DNA polymerase III subunit delta, giving the protein MRLKVEQLAAALQKSVAPVYLVSGDEPLQLGEAADDIRQAARAAGYTTREVISVESGHEWPQLSLEADSLSIFSDKKLIDLRLPSAKPGTEGSKALIAYCQHLPDDTVLLVTAGKLESAAQKSQWFQALDVVGVIVQVWPLQGQEWLHWLQRRAERRGMRLENEALKSLAVRVEGNLLAAAQEIEKLYILHGAALVSKAMIEDDVADSARFDVFKLTDALLEGKLNRSLKILNGLRAEGTAASIVLWAICRETRMLLLVKAEFRRGVNPEAVFKKFQIWDKRKSLVQEASRRLRAEQLQGILRAGAEVDRCIKGQAVGNEWEGLFGLCLRFAGMPDF
- the pepA gene encoding flocculation-associated PEP-CTERM protein PepA; the protein is MKHYAFSHHLKQSLLLLGLAITTPIASAAAWSGTANYTAAPGATGDEAVVGPFDTYDFGLGVGLVKVNNDGTLSGYFQTYVNDHILTNAGGINVPQLNVSGASGSGSGFELTVVANFTGTYSVLPGGVQSISLTGGNVGLYFDTTPDFSFSADSGFNDGTAILSGTLTGGSGFISLSSGKGIEQLDLSFSGILGSSNSSVYSAPIGGGSALFSIDLNNSTLLPGINSVQGHNKSEGALAAVDGSINLTAVPLPAAAWMFGAGLVGLLGAGQRKKTVA
- a CDS encoding rubredoxin; translation: MAEFRKYKCKTCGHIYDEELGDPRNGVAPGTRWEDVPEDWGCPKCGAVKAMFTLMR
- a CDS encoding proline--tRNA ligase, with product MRTSQFPLSTVKETPADAEIASHKLMIRAGLIRKLAAGIYTWLPLGLRVLRKVEQITREEMNKAGSLEVLMPALQPAELWQETGRWEKYGPELARMKDRHDRDFCLGPTHEEIITDLARHELRSYKQLPVTYYQIQTKFRDEIRPRFGVMRSREFIMKDAYSFHLDQESLQQTYDVMYQTYTNIFNRFGLKFRAVMADSGAIGGAVSHEFHVLADSGEDAIAFSDASDYAANVEKAEVRRPPLNRPEPSRNLEKTKTPGKKTIAEVCEFLGTTADKVLKTLILVQRPANPQDRNVYYMILLRGDHELNEIKLSKIIGNFDFAKDEEIESLMHCRPGYIGPITNETTPCHIIADYAVENMNDFVCGANEEGIHYTGVNWNRDRKLMNEWLHDIRQVVDGDPSPDGHGSLTIARGIEVGHIFQLGTKYSESMNAAIVNEAGKNQTMIMGCYGIGISRVVAAAIEQGHDERGIIWPNELAPFQVAICPMNMYKSDRLVDTVEKIYQELQDAGIEVLLDDRKVRAGFMFSDMELIGIPHRIVIGDRGLDSGTVEYQGRTDPESQEVPFSELVGFIKAKLA
- a CDS encoding response regulator — its product is MIKVLLVDDHELVRSGIEALLAAEKDISVVGVCNSGEQALPIVAQNPPDVVLMDINMPGMGGFEACRRILQTQPNAKIIALSVHNDGPIPQQLLKLGVVGFVSKASPVNEMVAAIKTVMSGKRYLCQDVASNLAFQFLPGADVSPFLQLSQREAEVVRMILNGKSIQEMSEALALSDKTINTYRYRVYRKLQIKNDVELTRLAVKFNYLDAV